Part of the Candidatus Eisenbacteria bacterium genome, CGGCCGCGAGCGCGTAGCTGCCCGACTTGCCGACGACGTTGAGCTTCGCGACGCCGAGCCCGCTCTTCACCGCGAACTTGAGCTTCCGGATCCCACCGACGAGCGGGACGATCGCGCCGCTGTTCCCGTACTGCGCCGTGATGCCGGTCGGGTAGACGTGCGTCTTCCACCCGGCCTTGGTGACCTGGTCGAAGTCGCCGCCGGGAAGGACCGCGTCGAGCGGGGTCCCGCCGGCGTCGTCCTGGACGACGAGGCGCATGCCGTTGGCCGCCGGATCGAGCGGCGGCGTCTCGGGGAACGGCACGCAGCGGCCCTCCGCGCGCAGCGTGTCGTCGCCGGACGGGGCCAGGAGCTTTCCGAGCACGACCTTTGCGGAGGTCGCCGCGACGGGAGGATCGAAGACGGCGGTGAACGGCTCGTTCGCCTCGGCGTAGGCCCGCGTCAGAAACGAATCGTATTCGGCCTCACCGCGCAGGTGTCGGCGGAAGAACGCCGCCGCGTAGAGGTTCTGGATGCGCGTCGCCTCGTCGATCGAGAAGGCGGGCGGAATGCACGTGTCGTGGTACGGCTGGATCAACGCCGCCGCGCCGAGCGCCGGCCACGACGGCTCCGGGAACCCGAAGGCGATGAGGGCGTTGGCGATGTCGCAGATCGCGGCGAAGTGCGTGTGCGTGGCGCCGATCACGTCCACCCGGTGACGGAACGGCCCGCTGTCGATGAGGCCGAAGACCCTCGCCTGCTGCGCGAGGAGACTATCGAGAGTGCCCGTCACGAGAAGCGTCGGAATGGTGATGCGGGAGATCTCCGCGTCGGTGAGGGGATTGGTGGCGGGAGCGATCGGCATGATGGCGCGCACGCGCGGGTCGGGAGGGATCGTCCCGTAGCCGCTTGCCATGGCGACGGCCGTGA contains:
- a CDS encoding alpha/beta fold hydrolase, with the protein product MVRRHLASIVLLLGTASLGAAAVDPPGTTGPWAVGHRSLASVDASRANRPLPLEVWYPVDAADAHGTPAFYSLLGPLGITSALAFQDVPASAAGVRPLIVFSHGSGGIALQSIKLMEHLASHGFVVVAPSHTGNTQADSLLGTAVPISQALLDRSPDVSFVIDYMLARGADLADPFFGRVDAHNIGVAGHSLGGFTAVAMASGYGTIPPDPRVRAIMPIAPATNPLTDAEISRITIPTLLVTGTLDSLLAQQARVFGLIDSGPFRHRVDVIGATHTHFAAICDIANALIAFGFPEPSWPALGAAALIQPYHDTCIPPAFSIDEATRIQNLYAAAFFRRHLRGEAEYDSFLTRAYAEANEPFTAVFDPPVAATSAKVVLGKLLAPSGDDTLRAEGRCVPFPETPPLDPAANGMRLVVQDDAGGTPLDAVLPGGDFDQVTKAGWKTHVYPTGITAQYGNSGAIVPLVGGIRKLKFAVKSGLGVAKLNVVGKSGSYALAAGAGSVHVTLIADSSPGPCTQCCELRFTGPESTCTFRDGGATLRCK